DNA sequence from the Thauera sedimentorum genome:
CTGGTCCTGGAGGGCAGAAAGGAGTACGCAGCAGCGCTGGTTGACTGGTTCCTGCGCTGGAGTGGCGTAGGTGAGATCGTGCGCCTCCTCTCGGCAGACAGGGAACTGATTGCCGTTGGTGTTCCCGGTGACGTGCAGCTGGGCATCGATTTCTGGAAGTACATCAATAGTGGCGATGAACCGTTGCAGCGCATGCTTCTGGACTGCAGTGAGAAGCGGGATCTAGTACTGGAGAATGACTGCGAGAACGGGCCTGACTGGCTGGCTCGGGCAGGCGCGCGGTGAACCTCGCCGGGCTTGTCAGGGCGTGTCATTGATCCGCTCAATCAGGGTGCGAACGGCATCGGGCAGCGGGGTGGTGCCGGTGTCGATGGTGATGTCGGGTTGCTCGGGCGCTTCGTAGGGGCTGCCAATGCCTGTCATGTTGGGTAACAACCCTGCCCTGGCCTTCTTGTATAGGCCTTTAGTGTCACGCTGTTCGCAGATCTCCAGGGTGGTGCCAACGTAGACTTCGATGAAGTTGTCCTTGCCGATGAGCTGGCATGCCATTTCGCGCTCAGCGCGGAAGGGGCTGATGAACGCAGTCATGACAATCAATCCGGCATCCATCATCAGCTTCGCGACCTCGGCGACCCGGCGGATGTTCTCGACTCTGTCTCGCTCCGTGAATCCGAGATCCTTGTTCAGCCCTTGCCTTATGTTGTCACCATCGAGGATGTATGTGCGCTTGCCCTGCGCATGGAGCTCCTGCTCAAGTGCATTCGCGAGGGTAGATTTTCCCGCTCCCGAGAGCCCGGTGAACCAGATGACTTTTCCGTTGTGACCGTTCTGTCTCTCGCGATCCTTGCGTGTGATGGTCAGGCTCTGGCGGTGAACATTCTGTGCTCTGCGCAGATTATGGGAAATGAGTCCTGCCGCGACGGTCGCGCGTGAGTATCGATCGATCAGGATGAATCCACCCATCGTTCGGGAGGCTCGATAGCTGTCGAAGGCAACAGGGCGGCTGAGTGCGAGATTGCACAGCGCGATATCGTTCATCGCGAGCTGTCGGCAGGACTCATGGGCGCCGGTGTTGACATCGACTCGGTGTTTGATCGAGGTGATCGACGCAGTCGCCCACTGAGTCGCCAGTTTCAGTTCGTAGTTGCGGCCGATCAGGCCGGGGTCCTCGTGCATCCAGATGACCGTTGCCTCGAACTGATCGGTAACTTCCAGAGGAGCGTCGGCGGCTGTGATGATGTCGCCGCGCGAGGCGTCGACGTCGCGGTCGAGTACTAGCGTAATGGCCTCCGCCTCTCCGGCAGCGTGCCGGTCGCCGTCATACGTCACGATCTTGTCGACGCGGGCGGTGTGGCCGGACGCCGTGATCCGGACCGTATCGCCCTGCGCCACCCTCCCATTAGCCACCGTACCACTCAGACCGCGAAAATCAGGGTGCGGACGGTTAACCCACTGGACGGGGAACACAAAGCGCTCACTCTCCGACGAGGACGGCGCGACGGTTTCCAGGTATCCCATCAGCGTCGGGCCGTCGTACCAAGCAGTATGCTCGGAGCGCTCGAGAATGTTGTCGCCTCTTAACGCCGAGATCGGTATTGTGGCCGTGTGCTCGAGTTGCAATCTGCTTGCGAGCTTGTCGAAGTCACTCCTGATGGCGCTGAACACGTCGGGATCGAAGCTGACCAGATCCATCTTGTTGATTGCCAGCACCGCGTGGCTGATGCCCATGAGGGAAACCAGGTTGGCGTGTCTTTGCGTTTGCGTGAGTATGCCGAGGCGCGCGTCGACAAGAATGACCGCGACGTCCGCGGTGGACGCGGCTGTGATCATGTTTCTGGTGTACTGCTCATGACCGGGGCTGTCTGCGACAATGAACCTACGCTTGGGCGAAGAGAAGAAGCGGTACGCCACGTCAATGGTGATGCCTTGCTCCCGCTCCGCTGCCAGCCCATCGATCAGCAGCGCGAGGTCAAGATCCTTGCCTTGCGTCCCGTGTCGCTTTGAATCGGCCTCCAGCGCAAGCAACTGATCGTCGAAGATCTGTTGGGACTCCCAGAGAAGGCGCCCGATCAATGTGCTCTTTCCATCGTCCACGCTGCCGCAGGTGATGAAGCGTAGCGTGTCCTGGCCGGCCTGAAGTGCGAGCAGATCACCCGCGGAAGCGATGGTGCTGGTAGGGGCTCGGCAGATAGCTGGCGCTGCCTTCTTGGCTTGTCTCATCAGAAGTACCCTTCCTGCTTCTTCTTCTCCATTGAACTGTTTCCATCGGTGTCAATCTTCCGTCCTTGGCGTTCGGATTGGCGAGAGTTGGCCAGTTCAACGAGGATGTCCTCGATCGTCTTCGCACCGGATTCGATTGCTCCGGTGAGCGGGTAGCAACCAAGCGACCGAAATCGAACGGTGCGAATCTCGATGTCTTCGCCAGGCAGCATCCGACAGCGCTCGTCATCGACCAGCATGATCATGTCTGCGCGCGCGACCACAGGACGGGGCTTGGCGAAGTACAGAGGTACTACCGGTATCCGTTCCTGATGGATGTAGTGCCATATGTCGAACTCGGTCCAGTTCGAGAGCGGGAAAACACGGATGCTTTCCCCTGGGTTCGTTCTGGTGTTGTAGAGGTTCCAGAGTTCTGGGCGTTGCCTCTTCGGGTCCCACTGGTGTGTTGCGGTTCGAAAGGAGAACACACGCTCCTTCGCGCGCGACTTCTCCTCGTCTCGCCGAGCACCGCCGAACACAAGGTCGAACCGATGGTGGTCGAGCGCTTGTTTCAGTCCTTCGGTCTTGGTGATGTCGGTATGCAGCGCGGAGCCATGGTCAAAGGGGTTGATGTCCTTGGCGATCGCTTCCGGATTGACGTGCACCAAGAGCGTCATGCCGCTATCGCGCGCAACTAGGTCGCGAAACTGATACATCTCCTGAAACTTCCATCGCGTGTCGACATGCAGCAGCGGAAACGGTGGGGGCGATGGATGGAAGGCCTTGCGCGCAAGATGCAGCATGACGCAACTGTCCTTCCCGATAGAGAACAGCATCACCGGATTCCTTGCTTCGGAGACCGCCTCGCGGATGATGTGGATGCTCTCGGCCTCGAGTCGGTTGAGGTGAGGCGACGAGGCCGCCCTGACTGCAGAAGATGAATCTGTGCCGCGGCTGAGTTCAAGCAAAGGTCTATACGCCTCGAGAAAGATACGGATCTGGGGGTTGGCCGTCATTCCTCTGAGGTGGCCTAGCAGCGCACCGTGCGGGAACAGTGCAATGGCTTTGCCGAGATGTCGCTGTAGGTCTAGGACCGCGTTCTGCAAGTGCTCCGTGTCTTCGACGGCAACTGGGGTCCAGAAGCGCGCGCCGCGCGCATCGTTGACATGCAGGCATGGCTTGCCGTTTGGCAAGGGGCAGAGTTGGGCAAAAAGAACTCGCTCGCGGCGTTTGCGTGCTTGCTGTATCGCCCAGTCGAGGACAATTCGATTGGGGCGAAACCCCAGTTCATCAGTCAGCCGGTCCTCGTTCAGTTCCGGCGGGAGAAGGTTGCAGGACTGCAGCCGGCGTTCGGCTGTGCGCTTAGTGTCAGCGAACCCCGTTTCCCGCAGGTGCTCATATGCCCGCTCGGTGCTCCAAGTCTGTTCGGAATCCAGACCGTAAAGACTGCGTTCGCGGGCTGTCGCAATTTGCTTCATGATTGAATGGAATGTGTGTTTCCTAAATGATACCATGGAAAAATTGTTGATTAATGCATAAGCAGCGTAATGCGACAGCTTTCGGTCCTTCGTGACCGGCATCCGGCATCGGGCAACCGTGCGGCGGCCATGTCTCGGGGGACGATACCGTCATGAGTGAGATCCGGGTTTCTCCAATCCGCAACTTTCGAACGTCTCTATCGCAGAAATGATTGATGGTGCCTATGCTGTTGCCGGCGCGCTGACCGGTTTTGTTGTTGGTCTGACGGGGGTGGGTGGCGGCGCCTTGATGACGCCGGTGTTGTTGCTTGTCTTTGGGGTGCCGCCGACGACAGCGGTTGCGACCGATCTGTGGTTCGCTGCCATCACCAAGCTCGTCGGCGCCAGAGTCCACCAGACCAACGGGAATGTCGACTGGCAGGTGGCAGGGCGCTTGTGGTCGGGTAGCTTGCCAGCGGCGCTATTGGTAGTCGTGCTCGTGAGCCTTGGGTTGCGAGTTGGCAAGATAGAGTGGCTTAGCGTGGCAATCGGGGTGCTCGTCTTGGTTGCTGGGGTCGGGCTGCTTGTCGGGCCTAAACTGGCAGCTCTCGCGAGTGACGGGTTCGGTGGTCTTCGCCAGTCCAGAGAGTCGATGCGGCGTTCGGTGGGCGCTGCTGCTGGGGCTGTCCTCGGAGTGTGCGTGGCCTTGACATCGGTTGGGGCGGGAGCGCTTGGTAGCGTGATGCTGATGTACCTGTATCCTTCGCGCATGACGCCGCATCGATTGGTTGCAACGGATATCGTGCATGCAATCCCGTTGGCCATGATTGCCGGGATCGGATATCTCTTGGCCGGACTGGTTGATTGGTGGATGCTCGCAAGTCTCTTGCTGGGCTCGATTCCGGCCGTAGTTGCCGGGAGCTTGCTCGCGGGGAGGTTCTCGGGGCGTTTCATCCAGATTTCACTGGCTCTTGTGCTCATCGCAGCGGGAGTCAAGGTTCTCTCATGAGTTGCCCGCTGACGGTGTGGCCGGGATGCCTGGGGTTGTGGTGTGTCGTCGCCCGCCTCGCGCGGTAAAGTTACGCATGAAGGTCGACAAGGACGATCCTGGGCTCGGATCGGCGATCCGTGATTCAGCGGTTTGGTAACGAAGGGGCAATTTGGGCTAATGCTGGATGTAATCGTTCCCGTGTACGCGGGCGAAGCCGATACGCGCCGCTGTCTTGAAAGTGTTCTGGCCTGCCGGCAGCAGACAATGTTCGAGCTGGTGGTGGTGGATGATGCGTCTCCGGAGCCGACGCTCTCCGCGTGGTTGCAGGAACTGGCCGACGCCGGACAAATAAGCTTGCTGCGCAATCCGTACAACCTCGGTTTCGTCCGCACGGTGAACCGGGCGCTCGCACTGCATCCCGGGCGTGACGTGGTGCTGCTGAACAGCGACACGGAGGTAAGCGGCAATTGGCTGGACCGCATCCTGCGTTGTGCGGACTCTCATCCGGACGCAGCGACTATCACACCGTTCTCCAACAATGCGACGATCTGCTCGTATCCCTACGAGGGCTGGTTAGGTGAGGTGCCCGGCCGATTGGGGCTTGCGGCGTTGGATGAGGTTTTCTCTCGCCGTTTGTCCGGCGTGGCGATGGATCTGCCCAGTGGTGTTGGTTTCTGCATGTTCGTTCGGCGCGCCTGCCTGGACGCGGTTGGCGTGCTCGATGATGTGGCTTTCGCACGGGGCTATGGCGAGGAGAACGATCTTTGCCGACGGGCGGCAAAGGCGGGGTGGCGTAACCTGCTTTGCGCAGACGTCTTTGTGTACCACCGCGGTGGCGTGAGTTTTGCGCACGAACGCGGTACGTTGATGAAGCAGGGGGATGAACGCCTGAATGCCTTGCATCCTGAGTATGCGGAGGTAGTGCGACGTTTCATCGTGGACGACCCTTTGCGGCCCTTGCGCGACGCGATTGACGCGGCACGCGCTGCACTTGGCGCAGACGAGGCGGCCGAGGTGAGCCGTGAGCGCGAACGCCGTCCGCCGCTACCCGCTCGGGAGGTGCTGTGGCAGGACACGGCCCCCCATGTGGGTATGGACGTGGTGAATGTGCCAGCCGTGAATTCGGTAGCCGCCCGCCCGTTGCCAGATGAGGTCTGGCTTCATGTGGCACACAGCTGGGGCGGTGGGGTGATGCGCTGGGTCCACGACTTGGCGGGGGCGGACGCTGGCGAAGCGCGCCACTTGCTGTTGAGGTCGCGTAGCTGGCGCAACCATGCGGGGGTAAGGCTCGAGTTGGTAGATCCGATGCTCGCGGATGAGGTGTTGATCGCGTGGACGCTGGATGGACCAATCGGCTATTGCGATACCGAGCATGCTCAGTACCGCGAGATACTGGCGGATTTGATCGCTGCCTTTGATGTCCGTGCGGTTGTGGTGTCTTCACTGATCGGTCATTCGCTCGACGCGCTTGATACCGGATTGCCGACGTTTGTGGTGCTGCATGATCTGTTTCCGTTCTGTCCGGCGCTGTTTGGCTGGTTCGAGCAGACCTGTGTCGAGTGCGGACCGAGTTCCCTTGCGCGGTGCTTTGCGAGCAATCCGCTCAATGTTTTCTGGCAGCACGCTGACGTGAAACGTTGGCAGGCCCTTCGCACGGCCTACGGTGCCCGGCTGGCGGATGAGTCTGTGATGATCGTAGCGCCAAGCAGGTCGGTACATGAGCGCTATGTGGAGTTGTTTCCCTTGTTGCGCGGGCGCTCATGGCGGTTAATCGCACATGGCCTGGCGTCGGTGCCCGTGCCGCTTCTACCGCGCCCAGCTGAGCGTTTGAAGCTATTGGTGCCCGGGCGACTAGCGCCGCATAAGGGTCTGGACTTGTTGCGTGAGGTGCTGCCTGGCGTCTCCGCTTTCGCCGATGTGATGTTGCTAGGCTGCGGTGAGTTCGGCAGGGCCTTCGCGGGACAGCCGAACGTGCAGGTGGTCGAGAGCTACTCACAGGCGCAGATGGCAGCGCATGTAGCCGCTTTCGGCCCGGACTGTGCCTTGTTGCTGTCATCCTTGCCGGAGACGTTCAGCTACACGCTGAGCGAGATGCACGCGCTGGGGGTGCCTGTGCTGGCAAGTGATCTTGGCGCATTCTCCGAGCGTATTGTTGACGGGCAGACCGGCTATCTCGTGGTGCCCGAGGCTGCTGTCGTGATTGCGCGGTTATACGACATGGCTCGCGACCGCCGGGCGCTTGCCGAGATGGCGGGAAGGCTGCGTCAGCAGCCGGTGCATACCGCGGGGCAGATGGTGGCCGAGTACAGGGCGCTGCTACCTCAGCGCAAGGGAGAAGCGGCGATCGCGCCGCGCAAGGTGCTGACGCTGCTGAGCATGGCCTTGGCGGATGCTCGTTGCCGGCAGCGTTCAACAATGGCGCAACTGCTTGAGGCCCGGCGCGAGGTGTCCAGTCATCAGTTCGTTCTGGAGTCACTTGCGCGTGAGCGCGCGCGGAATGCCTACGTCGAGAACGATCTGGCCGGAAGATTAGAACTGGTGGAGGCCGAACGGGATGCGCTACTGGCGTCGACCTCATGGAAACTAACGGCTCCATTGCGTCTGCTGAAGGGCGAACTCAGCCGGCGGACATTGCCCGCCACGACGCTTGATTCGACACGAGCGAAGCAGGAGCCTCACCTGATCCTCGCAACCATGCGTGGCGACCTGATGGCGGAGCGACGCCGCAAGCGGCTGTTGGCCGCGTGCGGGATGAAGCAGGATGACCAGCTTGGATCGGTTGCGTCAGCGTCTGATATGGGGGGCATTCCCTTTCGGGGTATGGCGCTGTATTTGGATGTTTTGCGTTCGGGCAACGGTGGCGATACGAGCGTTGTCCTTTGTTTGGAGAGCGCTGAAGGCCTGAGCCGGGATAGGAGTATTGCTGGCGTATGTCGTGTTGTGGTGCCCACCGCGGCCCTGGCGACCGAGTTGATGAATTTGCTGGAGCCCGATGCTGCGACGGTTGTGCAGGCGGACTATCCATTGGTGGGGGATTGGGATGGTGATTGGGCGCCGTATGTTGCCGACGTGCCTGCCGCGCAAGGGCTGAGGAAGGGATTGCGAGAAGTGCGGCGGGACATGCTTGGCTTGCCGGATGGTAGCCGGATTGTGATTGGATGCGGGGCCGGGGGTGCCGGTAGCGGTTTGTTGCAGTTTGCACACGCCGCCATGGCCGTAGGGAACAGGCATAATGGCGTGTTTTTCGTGTGGCTGGGACAGGTCGATGAAGCTTGGGCTGACGCGCAGGGCGATTCGCTCGCGCTGCCGCAGGCGCTGCGCAGGTTATTCATTTTGGATGATCCGGCGTTCGAGCCTTGGCTACTTGCAGCCGATCTTTACCTTGGTTGTCGGCAGGCTCCTGGCCATGATGCTGGAGCGCTCGAGGCTCACGCCTGCGGGCTGCCAGTGGTTTCACTTGAAACCGAAATTCCTGTGACGGAGCCCGACTTGGTCAGGGAACTGTGGCAGCGGCTGACCGCCTCGTTCGAAAGCGGGTCGGCCGACATGACGACACGACTTCGTCGGGCGGCGAGATTGCGCGAAGAGCGAGGTTCAATGGGCGCTTGGGCGGCTTTCGCCGCTACTTGCGGTGTGCGCTGCACGGACGTGCAGCCTGGTTGATTGGCGGGATATGTCAGGATTGTTGAGCAGTGCTGCTGTGCGGACGCGGATTCGCCGGCTCGGTCGCGCGGTTTACTGGCGCTTGCCGGTACGGCGGCGAGATGCATTGGTGGAGTTGGCCTATCGCCATGCGGGTTTCCTGTTCCGCGGCATGGGGCACTACGAGATGTGGCGTCAGCGAGGTGTGCGCGGCATTCAGGCGGAGGCTGCTGCTGGCCTAGTGGACCTTACCGGTGTTGCGCCCCTGGCGGTCGCTCCGGGTAGGGTTGCGGTCCACGCGCATGTGTTCTATCCGGAACTGGCTGCGGAGTTTTCCGACAGTCTTCGCTGCATTCCATTCGAATTTCATCTGTTCGTC
Encoded proteins:
- the cysD gene encoding sulfate adenylyltransferase subunit CysD; its protein translation is MTANPQIRIFLEAYRPLLELSRGTDSSSAVRAASSPHLNRLEAESIHIIREAVSEARNPVMLFSIGKDSCVMLHLARKAFHPSPPPFPLLHVDTRWKFQEMYQFRDLVARDSGMTLLVHVNPEAIAKDINPFDHGSALHTDITKTEGLKQALDHHRFDLVFGGARRDEEKSRAKERVFSFRTATHQWDPKRQRPELWNLYNTRTNPGESIRVFPLSNWTEFDIWHYIHQERIPVVPLYFAKPRPVVARADMIMLVDDERCRMLPGEDIEIRTVRFRSLGCYPLTGAIESGAKTIEDILVELANSRQSERQGRKIDTDGNSSMEKKKQEGYF
- a CDS encoding glycosyltransferase, which produces MLDVIVPVYAGEADTRRCLESVLACRQQTMFELVVVDDASPEPTLSAWLQELADAGQISLLRNPYNLGFVRTVNRALALHPGRDVVLLNSDTEVSGNWLDRILRCADSHPDAATITPFSNNATICSYPYEGWLGEVPGRLGLAALDEVFSRRLSGVAMDLPSGVGFCMFVRRACLDAVGVLDDVAFARGYGEENDLCRRAAKAGWRNLLCADVFVYHRGGVSFAHERGTLMKQGDERLNALHPEYAEVVRRFIVDDPLRPLRDAIDAARAALGADEAAEVSRERERRPPLPAREVLWQDTAPHVGMDVVNVPAVNSVAARPLPDEVWLHVAHSWGGGVMRWVHDLAGADAGEARHLLLRSRSWRNHAGVRLELVDPMLADEVLIAWTLDGPIGYCDTEHAQYREILADLIAAFDVRAVVVSSLIGHSLDALDTGLPTFVVLHDLFPFCPALFGWFEQTCVECGPSSLARCFASNPLNVFWQHADVKRWQALRTAYGARLADESVMIVAPSRSVHERYVELFPLLRGRSWRLIAHGLASVPVPLLPRPAERLKLLVPGRLAPHKGLDLLREVLPGVSAFADVMLLGCGEFGRAFAGQPNVQVVESYSQAQMAAHVAAFGPDCALLLSSLPETFSYTLSEMHALGVPVLASDLGAFSERIVDGQTGYLVVPEAAVVIARLYDMARDRRALAEMAGRLRQQPVHTAGQMVAEYRALLPQRKGEAAIAPRKVLTLLSMALADARCRQRSTMAQLLEARREVSSHQFVLESLARERARNAYVENDLAGRLELVEAERDALLASTSWKLTAPLRLLKGELSRRTLPATTLDSTRAKQEPHLILATMRGDLMAERRRKRLLAACGMKQDDQLGSVASASDMGGIPFRGMALYLDVLRSGNGGDTSVVLCLESAEGLSRDRSIAGVCRVVVPTAALATELMNLLEPDAATVVQADYPLVGDWDGDWAPYVADVPAAQGLRKGLREVRRDMLGLPDGSRIVIGCGAGGAGSGLLQFAHAAMAVGNRHNGVFFVWLGQVDEAWADAQGDSLALPQALRRLFILDDPAFEPWLLAADLYLGCRQAPGHDAGALEAHACGLPVVSLETEIPVTEPDLVRELWQRLTASFESGSADMTTRLRRAARLREERGSMGAWAAFAATCGVRCTDVQPG
- the cysN gene encoding sulfate adenylyltransferase subunit CysN, whose amino-acid sequence is MRQAKKAAPAICRAPTSTIASAGDLLALQAGQDTLRFITCGSVDDGKSTLIGRLLWESQQIFDDQLLALEADSKRHGTQGKDLDLALLIDGLAAEREQGITIDVAYRFFSSPKRRFIVADSPGHEQYTRNMITAASTADVAVILVDARLGILTQTQRHANLVSLMGISHAVLAINKMDLVSFDPDVFSAIRSDFDKLASRLQLEHTATIPISALRGDNILERSEHTAWYDGPTLMGYLETVAPSSSESERFVFPVQWVNRPHPDFRGLSGTVANGRVAQGDTVRITASGHTARVDKIVTYDGDRHAAGEAEAITLVLDRDVDASRGDIITAADAPLEVTDQFEATVIWMHEDPGLIGRNYELKLATQWATASITSIKHRVDVNTGAHESCRQLAMNDIALCNLALSRPVAFDSYRASRTMGGFILIDRYSRATVAAGLISHNLRRAQNVHRQSLTITRKDRERQNGHNGKVIWFTGLSGAGKSTLANALEQELHAQGKRTYILDGDNIRQGLNKDLGFTERDRVENIRRVAEVAKLMMDAGLIVMTAFISPFRAEREMACQLIGKDNFIEVYVGTTLEICEQRDTKGLYKKARAGLLPNMTGIGSPYEAPEQPDITIDTGTTPLPDAVRTLIERINDTP
- a CDS encoding sulfite exporter TauE/SafE family protein, with product MIDGAYAVAGALTGFVVGLTGVGGGALMTPVLLLVFGVPPTTAVATDLWFAAITKLVGARVHQTNGNVDWQVAGRLWSGSLPAALLVVVLVSLGLRVGKIEWLSVAIGVLVLVAGVGLLVGPKLAALASDGFGGLRQSRESMRRSVGAAAGAVLGVCVALTSVGAGALGSVMLMYLYPSRMTPHRLVATDIVHAIPLAMIAGIGYLLAGLVDWWMLASLLLGSIPAVVAGSLLAGRFSGRFIQISLALVLIAAGVKVLS